The region CGGCATCGGCCCCGCGATGGCGAAGAAGATCGTTGATAAGTTCGGCGAAGAGACGATCCCCATCCTTGACGATGAACCGGCGCGTCTCGCGGAGATAAAGGGCATCAGCGAAAACAAGGCCGAGACTATCGCGGAATCCTGGCGCGAACAGCGCGAGATACGCGAGGTGATGGTCTTTCTCCAGAGCTACGGCATTGGCACCGGCTACGCGATGCGCATCTTCCGCCAGTACGGCGCGGGGACTGTTGTAATACTTAAAGACAACCCTTACCGGATGGCGATCGACATCCCCGGCATCGGCTTCACGATCGCCGACCGGATCGCGCAGAAGCTGGGCATCTCAACCGATTCGCCGATGCGGGTCCGCGCCGGCGTCCAGCATGTGCTGAACCAGCTGATCGCCGAGGGGCACGTCTATGCCCCCGCCGAAATACTCGCCGCCCATTCGGCGCAGACCCTGCAGGTCAAGCTTGAAATGGCGCGCGAAGGGATCGAACAGGCGCGGCTGGCCGAGGAGATCATCGTCGAGAAGTTTGACGACCGGGAGGGCAAGGAACAGGAGGCGGTCTACCTGCCCGCCTTCCATTACGCCGAGGTGAGCTCCGCGAGGAACCTACGGCTGCTGATAAACGAGCCCTACAACAGCCAGTGCGTCGACTGCGATAAAATGCTGCCCTGGCTGGAGCGCGAGATGGGCATTACGCTCGCCCAGGCGCAGCGCGAGGCGATCATCACCGCCGTCAACTCCAAGGTGATGGTGATAACGGGCGGCCCCGGAACGGGAAAGACGACGATCATCCGCGCCGTGCTCCGCATGCGTGAAGATGGCGGCTTCCGCGTTATGCTCGCCGCGCCGACGGGACGCGCCGCGAAGCGTATGACCGAGGCGACGGGACACGAGGCGAAGACGATTCACCGCCTGCTCGAATATGTCGGCAGCACTGGAACGGGCGGCTCCTTCATGCGCAATGAGACTAACGCCCTCGAGTGCGACCTTCTCATCATCGACGAGGCCTCGATGATCGACCAGATACTCTTTCACCATCTGCTCAAGGCGGTGCCGCGCGGCGCCTCGCTCATCTTTGTCGGTGACGTCAATCAGCTGCCGTCGGTCTCGCCGGGCAACGTCCTTAAAGACATGATAGACTCGGGAGTCTGCCCCGTGGTGATGCTGCGGGAGATATTCCGCCAGGGGCGCGAAAGCCGCATCATCGTCAACGCCCACCGCGTCAACGACGGCCTGATGCCGATCCTGCCGGAGGACCAGAGCCTCGAACTTTCGGACTTTTATTTCATCGAGCCGCGAATTGATAAAGAAAATATCAGCGAAGAGGAATACAAAAAAATCTTCGAGAACAAGGTGCTCCAGACGATAAAAAAGCTGGTCGCCGAAAACATCCCGAACCGCTTCAACTTTGATCCTGTGAGCGACATCCAGGTGCTCGCGCCGATGCACAACGGCAACGTCGGCACCAAACGGCTCAACATGGAGCTGCAGAAGATACTCAACGGCGGCGGGGGAGCCTCCGTGCAGCGTCTCGAGCGGGTCTTCAAAGAGGGCGACAAGGTGATGCAGATAAAGAACAACTATGACAAGGACGTCTACAACGGCGACATCGGCACGATAACGAAGGTCGACGGCGAGGAATCACGCGTCACGGTGAAGATGGACACCGGTCCCGTAAACTACGAGTTTGCCGAATTGGAGGAGCTTGTCCACGCCTACGCGGTCTCGATTCATAAATCGCAGGGCTCCGAATATCCCGCCGTCATCATCCCGCTGCTGACGCAGCACTATGTAATGCTGCAGAGAAACCTGCTCTACACGGCGATAACGCGGGGCAAAAAACTCGTCGTCATCGTCGGAGCGAAAAAGGCCCTCCGCATCGCCGTGGAAAACGACCGCACGCGCACAAGATACACCCGGCTCGCGCAGCGGCTCAGCGGCCCCGAGCTGCCGTTCGAGATGCCGTCCGGCCTCTCGCCCGACGAAGATGAGCTGGAACGCATGTTCGAGGAGCAGATGAAGGGAGAGACGAAGGAATGAAACACCGGGGAACGAAGAGACTGGAGACCGAACGGCTGATA is a window of Cloacibacillus sp. DNA encoding:
- a CDS encoding ATP-dependent RecD-like DNA helicase, with amino-acid sequence MAEKEDNVIISPVLMIELKGQVERITYHNAENGYTVLRLSVRDHADLITAVGVMAEPAQGEMLTLEGRWEENAKYGMQFHIYKCESTLPATVTGIEKFLGSGLIRGIGPAMAKKIVDKFGEETIPILDDEPARLAEIKGISENKAETIAESWREQREIREVMVFLQSYGIGTGYAMRIFRQYGAGTVVILKDNPYRMAIDIPGIGFTIADRIAQKLGISTDSPMRVRAGVQHVLNQLIAEGHVYAPAEILAAHSAQTLQVKLEMAREGIEQARLAEEIIVEKFDDREGKEQEAVYLPAFHYAEVSSARNLRLLINEPYNSQCVDCDKMLPWLEREMGITLAQAQREAIITAVNSKVMVITGGPGTGKTTIIRAVLRMREDGGFRVMLAAPTGRAAKRMTEATGHEAKTIHRLLEYVGSTGTGGSFMRNETNALECDLLIIDEASMIDQILFHHLLKAVPRGASLIFVGDVNQLPSVSPGNVLKDMIDSGVCPVVMLREIFRQGRESRIIVNAHRVNDGLMPILPEDQSLELSDFYFIEPRIDKENISEEEYKKIFENKVLQTIKKLVAENIPNRFNFDPVSDIQVLAPMHNGNVGTKRLNMELQKILNGGGGASVQRLERVFKEGDKVMQIKNNYDKDVYNGDIGTITKVDGEESRVTVKMDTGPVNYEFAELEELVHAYAVSIHKSQGSEYPAVIIPLLTQHYVMLQRNLLYTAITRGKKLVVIVGAKKALRIAVENDRTRTRYTRLAQRLSGPELPFEMPSGLSPDEDELERMFEEQMKGETKE